In a single window of the Sesamum indicum cultivar Zhongzhi No. 13 linkage group LG16, S_indicum_v1.0, whole genome shotgun sequence genome:
- the LOC105178463 gene encoding 8-hydroxyquercetin 8-O-methyltransferase-like produces MALSSNGIQSTQELLDAQSHVWNHLFNFVNSMSLKCVIQLGIPDIILKHGKPMTLSELTHSLHLNDAKSPSLERLMRIMIHSKFFINVKISQVEESEGYWLTPASHLLLRDEPLSVRPFALGMLDPILTDPWHHLSEWFKTDGDLTPFLTTHGRTLWEHAGQDPRLNELFNEGMASDSELVATVITKDCRNVFEGLKSMVDVGGGTGTVAKAIADAFTGLNCVVLDLPHVVAGCEGTESLTFVAGDMFDYIPPADAVFMKWILHDWPDEQCLKILKKCKQAISNKDKGGKVIIVDMVVDFKKEHKAIETQLFFDMLMINLTSGIERTEKDWAKLFSAAGFTSYKITPAFGLRSLIELFP; encoded by the exons ATGGCTCTATCTAGTAATGGAATACAGTCCACTCAAGAGCTTCTTGACGCTCAATCTCATGTTTGGAACCATCTTTTCAACTTCGTAAACTCCATGTCTCTGAAATGCGTAATTCAACTTGGCATCCCCGACATCATCCTCAAACACGGCAAACCCATGACGCTTTCAGAATTAACCCATTCCCTCCACCTCAACGATGCCAAATCCCCCAGTCTTGAACGTTTAATGCGTATTATGATCCATTCCAAGTTCTTTATCAACGTCAAAATCTCTCAAGTTGAGGAGAGTGAAGGGTATTGGCTCACACCAGCTTCTCATCTCCTCTTGAGAGACGAGCCCTTGAGCGTGAGGCCTTTTGCACTCGGCATGCTAGACCCGATCTTGACAGATCCATGGCATCATTTGAGCGAGTGGTTTAAAACTGATGGTGATCTGACGCCATTTCTGACCACTCATGGCCGGACACTATGGGAGCATGCTGGGCAAGATCCGAGGCTAAATGAGTTGTTCAACGAGGGTATGGCCAGCGATTCAGAGCTGGTTGCTACTGTGATTACTAAAGATTGTAGAAATGTATTTGAGGGTTTGAAATCGATGGTGGATGTTGGAGGTGGCACAGGAACTGTGGCCAAGGCTATTGCCGATGCTTTCACCGGCTTGAACTGTGTTGTGCTTGACCTTCCGCACGTAGTTGCTGGATGTGAAGGGACTGAGAGCTTGACTTTTGTTGCCGGCGACATGTTTGATTACATTCCTCCTGCTGATGCAGTGTTTATGAAG TGGATATTGCACGATTGGCCGGACGAACAATGTcttaaaatattgaagaaatgCAAACAAGCGATCTCCAACAAAGACAAGGGAGGAAAAGTGATTATAGTAGACATGGTTGTGGATTTCAAGAAGGAGCATAAGGCAATAGAAACTCAGCTCTTCTTCGATATGCTGATGATCAATTTAACCTCAGGAATAGAGAGAACTGAAAAGGATTGGGCAAAGCTCTTTTCAGCTGCTGGATTCACAAGTTATAAGATTACTCCTGCATTTGGACTACGCTCTCTCATTGAGCTTTTCCCATAA
- the LOC105178464 gene encoding fasciclin-like arabinogalactan protein 13, with product MAAPPCSSLILLSLTTLVSSLLLLPAAQAQSAPAPAPSGPINVTAILEKAGQYNFFIRLLNETQAGNQINNQVNNSHDGMTLFAPTDNAFNNLPTGTLNNLTNQQHVQLVLYHICPKFYSLDSLLTVSNPVRTLASGQDGGVFGLNFTGQANQVNVSTGIVEVPLYNALRKDFPLAVYQVDKVLLPEEFYKAKAPAASPPAADGSSSPAADGGAKAPSTGNPGNGSGRMSVGLGLVSGIWLCMALLS from the coding sequence ATGGCGGCTCCACCATGTTCCTCTCTCATCCTCCTCTCTCTCACCACCCTTGTCtcctccctcctcctcctccccgCCGCCCAAGCTCAGTCCGCCCCGGCCCCCGCTCCCTCTGGCCCGATCAACGTCACCGCCATCCTCGAGAAGGCCGGGCAATACAACTTCTTCATCCGCCTTCTTAACGAGACGCAGGCCGGCAACCAGATCAACAACCAAGTAAACAACTCGCACGACGGCATGACCCTCTTCGCCCCCACGGACAATGCCTTCAACAACCTCCCCACCGGAACCCTAAACAACCTCACCAATCAGCAGCACGTGCAGCTCGTCCTGTACCACATATGCCCCAAATTTTACTCTCTGGACAGCCTCCTGACCGTCAGCAACCCTGTCAGGACCCTGGCCAGCGGGCAGGACGGCGGAGTTTTCGGGCTTAACTTCACCGGACAGGCCAATCAAGTCAATGTCTCCACAGGGATTGTTGAGGTCCCTCTATATAATGCCCTGAGGAAGGATTTCCCATTGGCGGTTTACCAGGTTGATAAGGTCTTGTTGCCTGAAGAATTCTATAAAGCCAAGGCTCCAGCAGCTTCGCCGCCAGCTGCCGATGGGTCAAGCAGTCCTGCTGCCGATGGCGGTGCGAAAGCGCCGTCAACAGGGAATCCTGGAAATGGTTCAGGGAGGATGAGTGTGGGGCTGGGATTGGTGTCTGGCATTTGGTTGTGCATGGCACTATTGTCCTGA
- the LOC105178465 gene encoding uncharacterized protein LOC105178465 isoform X3, translating into MVEFGIDCFKLNKMDMKALAKSKRAHSLHHSKKHHPNPASKAASSSSGDKKPVGKQAKEKPAQSHGARPLPSNWDRYNEDSDVGSEDTAGTSSSQPTEFVMPKSKGADYGHLISEATAQSEANYSSDVLSLFDDVIHDFTQDFGPMLAAKGQSILSWIADDSFEFESKTSSNFEAPFLSLNLNALAEQLGKAKLSERLFLEPDLLPPELLGDESQACGEDNDSQTAVAIDTGTSTLGYKQEGSKNFEQFREPSSFTTTSGNLSVQTSEGLKAIKQIKEDTFQSQGNYRSISSNPISERIVDSTSGNPPIFEAASAEAELDMLLSSFNEAKLLGSSSAASTGILSTAAASAETLKKGTDIMKPATTPVDVYDGIDDLLEETSHLIKTEGKRPSQMFSTGEG; encoded by the exons ATGGTAGAATTTG GAATTGATTGTTTTAAGTTGAATAAAATGGATATGAAAGCATTGGCAAAATCAAAGAGAGCTCATTCATTGCATCATAGCAAGAAGCATCACCCGAACCCAGCATCGAAAGCGGCTTCCAGTAGTTCAGGTGATAAGAAGCCAGTTGGAAAGCAAGCCAAAGAGAAACCGGCCCAGTCTCATGGCGCTAGACCCCTCCCGTCGAATTGGGATCGCTATAATGAAGATTCTGATGTGGGCTCTGAAGACACTGCCGGGACGAGCTCAAGTCAGCCAACTGAGTTTGTTATGCCAAAGAGTAAAGGTGCAGATTATGGTCACTTGATATCGGAGGCCACAGCTCAGTCTGAAGCAAATTATTCTTCAGATGTTTTATCTTTGTTCGATGATGTTATTCACG ACTTTACTCAGGATTTTGGTCCAATGCTGGCTGCCAAGGGGCAAAGCATACTTTCATGGATTGCAGATGACAGTTTCGAGTTTGAAAGCAAAACAAGCTCCAATTTTGAG GCACCTTTTCTTTCCCTTAATTTGAATGCTCTTGCTGAACAACTTGGAAAAGCAAAGCTCTCAGAGAGGTTGTTCCTAGAGCCAGATCTATTACCTCCAGAGCTG CTGGGTGATGAGTCACAGGCTTGTGGTGAAGACAATGATTCTCAAACTGCAGTTGCAATAGATACTGGAACATCGACTCTCGGTTATAAACAGGAAGGTAGTAAGAATTTTGAACAATTCCGTGAACCTTCGTCATTCACTACGACGTCTGGAAATCTTTCTGTTCAAACCTCTGAAGGACTGAAGGCTATAAAGCAAATTAAGGAAGATACCTTCCAGTCACAAGGAAACTACAGAAGCATTTCATCAAATCCCATTTCAGAACGCATTGTGGATTCGACTTCTGGGAACCCACCTATATTTGAGGCAGCAAGTGCAGAAGCAGAACTTGACATGCTTCTGAGCTCATTTAATGAAGCTAAGCTTCTTGGGTCATCCAGCGCAGCATCCACAGGAATTCTGTCTACTGCTGCTGCCTCAGCTGAAACTCTGAAGAAAGGAACAGATATAATGAAACCTGCAACGACGCCGGTCGATGTATATGATGGTATTGATGACCTACTTGAGGAAACTTCCCATCTAATCAAGACAGAGGGAAAACGGCCATCGCAAATG TTTTCCACGGGGGAAGGCTAG
- the LOC105178465 gene encoding uncharacterized protein LOC105178465 isoform X2, translated as MDMKALAKSKRAHSLHHSKKHHPNPASKAASSSSGDKKPVGKQAKEKPAQSHGARPLPSNWDRYNEDSDVGSEDTAGTSSSQPTEFVMPKSKGADYGHLISEATAQSEANYSSDVLSLFDDVIHDFTQDFGPMLAAKGQSILSWIADDSFEFESKTSSNFEAPFLSLNLNALAEQLGKAKLSERLFLEPDLLPPELLGDESQACGEDNDSQTAVAIDTGTSTLGYKQEGSKNFEQFREPSSFTTTSGNLSVQTSEGLKAIKQIKEDTFQSQGNYRSISSNPISERIVDSTSGNPPIFEAASAEAELDMLLSSFNEAKLLGSSSAASTGILSTAAASAETLKKGTDIMKPATTPVDVYDGIDDLLEETSHLIKTEGKRPSQMVTPSPDDISSAMNPTSKSKLLDDFDSWLDTI; from the exons ATGGATATGAAAGCATTGGCAAAATCAAAGAGAGCTCATTCATTGCATCATAGCAAGAAGCATCACCCGAACCCAGCATCGAAAGCGGCTTCCAGTAGTTCAGGTGATAAGAAGCCAGTTGGAAAGCAAGCCAAAGAGAAACCGGCCCAGTCTCATGGCGCTAGACCCCTCCCGTCGAATTGGGATCGCTATAATGAAGATTCTGATGTGGGCTCTGAAGACACTGCCGGGACGAGCTCAAGTCAGCCAACTGAGTTTGTTATGCCAAAGAGTAAAGGTGCAGATTATGGTCACTTGATATCGGAGGCCACAGCTCAGTCTGAAGCAAATTATTCTTCAGATGTTTTATCTTTGTTCGATGATGTTATTCACG ACTTTACTCAGGATTTTGGTCCAATGCTGGCTGCCAAGGGGCAAAGCATACTTTCATGGATTGCAGATGACAGTTTCGAGTTTGAAAGCAAAACAAGCTCCAATTTTGAG GCACCTTTTCTTTCCCTTAATTTGAATGCTCTTGCTGAACAACTTGGAAAAGCAAAGCTCTCAGAGAGGTTGTTCCTAGAGCCAGATCTATTACCTCCAGAGCTG CTGGGTGATGAGTCACAGGCTTGTGGTGAAGACAATGATTCTCAAACTGCAGTTGCAATAGATACTGGAACATCGACTCTCGGTTATAAACAGGAAGGTAGTAAGAATTTTGAACAATTCCGTGAACCTTCGTCATTCACTACGACGTCTGGAAATCTTTCTGTTCAAACCTCTGAAGGACTGAAGGCTATAAAGCAAATTAAGGAAGATACCTTCCAGTCACAAGGAAACTACAGAAGCATTTCATCAAATCCCATTTCAGAACGCATTGTGGATTCGACTTCTGGGAACCCACCTATATTTGAGGCAGCAAGTGCAGAAGCAGAACTTGACATGCTTCTGAGCTCATTTAATGAAGCTAAGCTTCTTGGGTCATCCAGCGCAGCATCCACAGGAATTCTGTCTACTGCTGCTGCCTCAGCTGAAACTCTGAAGAAAGGAACAGATATAATGAAACCTGCAACGACGCCGGTCGATGTATATGATGGTATTGATGACCTACTTGAGGAAACTTCCCATCTAATCAAGACAGAGGGAAAACGGCCATCGCAAATGGTAACGCCGTCCCCTGATGATATATCTTCTGCCATGAATCCGACTTCCAAGTCTAAACTTCTTGATGATTTTGATTCATGGTTggatacaatttaa
- the LOC105178465 gene encoding uncharacterized protein LOC105178465 isoform X1 gives MVEFGIDCFKLNKMDMKALAKSKRAHSLHHSKKHHPNPASKAASSSSGDKKPVGKQAKEKPAQSHGARPLPSNWDRYNEDSDVGSEDTAGTSSSQPTEFVMPKSKGADYGHLISEATAQSEANYSSDVLSLFDDVIHDFTQDFGPMLAAKGQSILSWIADDSFEFESKTSSNFEAPFLSLNLNALAEQLGKAKLSERLFLEPDLLPPELLGDESQACGEDNDSQTAVAIDTGTSTLGYKQEGSKNFEQFREPSSFTTTSGNLSVQTSEGLKAIKQIKEDTFQSQGNYRSISSNPISERIVDSTSGNPPIFEAASAEAELDMLLSSFNEAKLLGSSSAASTGILSTAAASAETLKKGTDIMKPATTPVDVYDGIDDLLEETSHLIKTEGKRPSQMVTPSPDDISSAMNPTSKSKLLDDFDSWLDTI, from the exons ATGGTAGAATTTG GAATTGATTGTTTTAAGTTGAATAAAATGGATATGAAAGCATTGGCAAAATCAAAGAGAGCTCATTCATTGCATCATAGCAAGAAGCATCACCCGAACCCAGCATCGAAAGCGGCTTCCAGTAGTTCAGGTGATAAGAAGCCAGTTGGAAAGCAAGCCAAAGAGAAACCGGCCCAGTCTCATGGCGCTAGACCCCTCCCGTCGAATTGGGATCGCTATAATGAAGATTCTGATGTGGGCTCTGAAGACACTGCCGGGACGAGCTCAAGTCAGCCAACTGAGTTTGTTATGCCAAAGAGTAAAGGTGCAGATTATGGTCACTTGATATCGGAGGCCACAGCTCAGTCTGAAGCAAATTATTCTTCAGATGTTTTATCTTTGTTCGATGATGTTATTCACG ACTTTACTCAGGATTTTGGTCCAATGCTGGCTGCCAAGGGGCAAAGCATACTTTCATGGATTGCAGATGACAGTTTCGAGTTTGAAAGCAAAACAAGCTCCAATTTTGAG GCACCTTTTCTTTCCCTTAATTTGAATGCTCTTGCTGAACAACTTGGAAAAGCAAAGCTCTCAGAGAGGTTGTTCCTAGAGCCAGATCTATTACCTCCAGAGCTG CTGGGTGATGAGTCACAGGCTTGTGGTGAAGACAATGATTCTCAAACTGCAGTTGCAATAGATACTGGAACATCGACTCTCGGTTATAAACAGGAAGGTAGTAAGAATTTTGAACAATTCCGTGAACCTTCGTCATTCACTACGACGTCTGGAAATCTTTCTGTTCAAACCTCTGAAGGACTGAAGGCTATAAAGCAAATTAAGGAAGATACCTTCCAGTCACAAGGAAACTACAGAAGCATTTCATCAAATCCCATTTCAGAACGCATTGTGGATTCGACTTCTGGGAACCCACCTATATTTGAGGCAGCAAGTGCAGAAGCAGAACTTGACATGCTTCTGAGCTCATTTAATGAAGCTAAGCTTCTTGGGTCATCCAGCGCAGCATCCACAGGAATTCTGTCTACTGCTGCTGCCTCAGCTGAAACTCTGAAGAAAGGAACAGATATAATGAAACCTGCAACGACGCCGGTCGATGTATATGATGGTATTGATGACCTACTTGAGGAAACTTCCCATCTAATCAAGACAGAGGGAAAACGGCCATCGCAAATGGTAACGCCGTCCCCTGATGATATATCTTCTGCCATGAATCCGACTTCCAAGTCTAAACTTCTTGATGATTTTGATTCATGGTTggatacaatttaa